In Bacteroidia bacterium, the following proteins share a genomic window:
- a CDS encoding GNAT family N-acetyltransferase yields the protein MVEIRKAHRSELGEVLNLVQQLAIFERAPQEVTVTVEEYERDFEDNLFDVFVAIKDQKIVGIAFFYIGYSTWKGKMLYLEDLFVLPEYRKQGIGKMLFDAVIAEANEQQCRLVKWQVLDWNTEAQKFYSKYQAVIEREWWNGRIVLKS from the coding sequence ATGGTAGAGATTAGAAAAGCACATCGTTCAGAGTTAGGAGAAGTTTTGAATTTAGTCCAACAATTGGCAATTTTTGAAAGGGCACCCCAAGAAGTAACGGTTACTGTCGAAGAGTATGAGAGAGATTTTGAAGACAATTTATTTGACGTATTTGTAGCTATAAAAGACCAAAAAATAGTAGGGATAGCTTTTTTTTATATTGGTTATTCTACGTGGAAAGGGAAGATGCTTTATCTTGAAGACTTGTTTGTGCTGCCTGAATATAGAAAGCAGGGGATTGGCAAAATGCTTTTTGACGCTGTAATAGCCGAAGCTAATGAGCAGCAGTGCAGGTTAGTCAAATGGCAAGTATTGGATTGGAATACAGAAGCACAAAAATTTTACAGTAAGTATCAAGCGGTTAT